The genome window TCCCCAGTTTTAAATCCTGCATTTATCAAGGCTTTATTTTCTATCAAAAGACCGTCTTTCATATCAGCATTCGCAATGTAGGAATCCCCATAAACAAAAGCCATACCTATATATATAATGAAAGCCAGTATAAAGTTTACTGTTACCCCGCCCAGCATAATAATCAAACGCTGCCAAGCCGGTTTAGAACGAAATTCCCAAGGCTGTGCAGGCAGGGCCATTTGTTCTTTGTCCATGCTTTCGTCAATCATTCCCGATATTTTCACGTAACCACCAAGAGGCAGCCATCCGATTCCGTATTCGGTTTCACCAATTTTCTTTTTAAACAGTGAATATTTTACGTCAAAAAATAAATAAAATTTTTCAACTCTGGTTTTAAATGCTTTGGCGGGAAGGAAATGCCCTAATTCGTGAAGTATAATAAGTAATGATAAGCTCAATAAAAATTGAGAAAGCTTGATAACTATTTCCATTTTTTAATTTTCGGTTCTTTAATGACGGACAAAAGTACTGTTTTCTATTTTATTAATTACGCAATATTTTTTGGTATCGCTTTAAAACTTTGTTAATTAATGTATTTTTCATTTTTAATTTGGCGTTAGTGCAATAACTTTGTTACAACTGGGCTCTTATATTTTTTTAGGAGCTGAAAGATTTGGCATTTTAGGAATAATGGTTCCCGCTCTTCGTTACAATCTTTTTATTTTTAAAGAAAAAATAAAAAGGATTTCCACTTCGATCGGGGCTAAAGATAAACATACTGCCTTTTTGCCAGTATCTACAATTACAATTAAATTCAGGTTTAAGTACTAACTATAATTTCATTTATGGCATCACAATTATTTTCTCCACTGCAAATAAAGAGTATCACGCTCAAAAACAGAATAGCAATTTCCCCAATGTGCCAGTATTCCGCCGATGAGGGTTTTGCCAACAATTGGCACTTAGTACATCTTGGAAGCCGTGCCACAGGAGGTGCGGGTTTAATCATTCAGGAAGCGACAGCCGTTTCTCCCGAAGCCAGAATTTCTCCCTCCGATTTGGGTTTATGGAGCGATGACCACATCAAAAAGTTAAAAAAAATCACCAAATTTATTATCAGTCAGGACTCCGTTCCCGGAATTCAACTCGCTCATGCCGGCCGAAAAGCCAGTGTTTCATCACCTTGGTACGGTAATAAAAAACTAGCTCAAAATCAAGGCGGGTGGGAAACTTTTGCTCCAAGTGCTATTGGTTATCATGACAATGTGCCGGCTCCTACAGCCTTGGACAAAGAAGGCATTCAAAAAGTAATCACCGATTTCAAACTGGCCACCCGAAGAGCAGTTGTTGCAGGTTATCAAGTATTGGAAATTCATGGAGCACACGGTTATTTACTGCACCAGTTTTTGTCTCCTTTAACAAATACAAGAACTGATGAATACGGAGGCAGTTTTGAAAACCGAATCCGATTTACACTAGAAATTCTCAAAGCAGTACAATCAGAATGGCCGAAAGAATTACCATTACTTGTACGAATCTCCGCTAGCGATTGGGCTGAAGGCGGATGGAATGTCGAAGAATCTATTGAATTATCCAAAATCTTAAAAGAAAAGGGAGTCGACTTAATAGATGTATCTTCAGGCGGATTGGTGTCGCATCAGCAGATTATTTTAGGACCAAGTTACCAAGTTCCTTTTGCCGAGCAAATAAAAAAGGAATCCAAAATAATGACAGGAGCCGTTGGTTTGATTACTACTTCGCAACAGGCTGAAGATATTGTAGCAAGCGGTAAAGCAGATTTAGTTTTGTTTGCCAGAGAGTCATTAAGAAACCCAAATATAGGCTTGGATTTTGCCCGTGAATTAGGAGTTGATGTTCAATGGCCGAAACAATACGAACGAGCAAAAAAGCAATAAGTAATTTT of Flavobacterium marginilacus contains these proteins:
- a CDS encoding NADH:flavin oxidoreductase/NADH oxidase produces the protein MASQLFSPLQIKSITLKNRIAISPMCQYSADEGFANNWHLVHLGSRATGGAGLIIQEATAVSPEARISPSDLGLWSDDHIKKLKKITKFIISQDSVPGIQLAHAGRKASVSSPWYGNKKLAQNQGGWETFAPSAIGYHDNVPAPTALDKEGIQKVITDFKLATRRAVVAGYQVLEIHGAHGYLLHQFLSPLTNTRTDEYGGSFENRIRFTLEILKAVQSEWPKELPLLVRISASDWAEGGWNVEESIELSKILKEKGVDLIDVSSGGLVSHQQIILGPSYQVPFAEQIKKESKIMTGAVGLITTSQQAEDIVASGKADLVLFARESLRNPNIGLDFARELGVDVQWPKQYERAKKQ